The following proteins come from a genomic window of Lolium rigidum isolate FL_2022 chromosome 5, APGP_CSIRO_Lrig_0.1, whole genome shotgun sequence:
- the LOC124656271 gene encoding PAN domain-containing protein At5g03700-like, whose product MRREFECRRDPATNVVVVAALFFVACAALLVEKACGGEEPVTELSNGFTATHSADAPGRFEPFLYATNGVFALGFLRVGASSLDLAVVHLPSSFPLWRATPARLADWSSPATLSFDGRLVLATGPGAGTVLWSTLNPIGDNVKLLNSSELIIRLFDERGTPWRSFHSPSDTLVLDQNFTLSTPPLISENRRFALRLGKTYMALHMEFYGGRTRPMYWQHTALMAQPENGTEPPVYGRLDGRGFFGLYLQGGSGNESVDRIAFDTFPRNLTGAFRRMTLDDDGNLRAYYWTDGSKDWTSDYQAISGQCELPTSCGAYGLCVPGQAACQCLVNSTTDGTTSPPCAAVETTDLCGAGQMFDVVRRSRVSLAYKERVPFETYKTVAECEESCAEDCTCWGALYNGASGYCYLIGFPVETVVYEADDRKVGYFKVRKARQSAARARTMSPGATAATVVLSLVLAVAGAYVGYWLWELRRRRRAGGVGMEQELTPRPYRDLKSMDSSNNSFKS is encoded by the coding sequence ATGAGGAGGGAATTCGAATGCAGGCGTGATCCGGCGACCAACGTCGTCGTGGTGGCGGCGCTATTCTTCGTTGCATGTGCGGCGCTCCTGGTGGAGAAAGCCTGCGGCGGGGAAGAGCCGGTGACGGAGCTGTCCAACGGCTTCACCGCGACGCATTCCGCGGACGCGCCGGGGCGGTTCGAGCCTTTTCTCTACGCGACCAACGGCGTCTTCGCCCTCGGCTTCCTCCGCGTCGGCGCGTCCTCGCTGGACCTCGCCGTGGTCCACCTCCCGTCGTCCTTCCCTCTCTGgcgcgccacgccggcgcgcctcgCGGACTGGTCGAGCCCGGCCACGCTCTCCTTCGACGGCCGCCTGGTCCTTGCCACCGGCCCCGGGGCAGGCACCGTGCTGTGGAGCACCCTCAACCCCATCGGCGACAACGTCAAGCTGCTCAACTCCTCCGAACTCATCATCCGGCTCTTCGACGAGCGCGGCACGCCGTGGCGGAGCTTCCACAGCCCGTCCGACACGCTGGTGCTGGACCAGAACTTCACCCTGTCGACGCCGCCGCTCATCTCCGAGAACCGCCGCTTCGCGCTGCGGCTCGGCAAGACGTACATGGCGCTGCACATGGAGTTCTACGGCGGGCGCACGAGGCCCATGTACTGGCAGCACACGGCCCTCATGGCCCAGCCGGAGAACGGCACGGAGCCGCCGGTGTACGGCCGCCTCGACGGCCGGGGCTTCTTCGGGCTCTACCTCCAAGGCGGCAGCGGCAACGAGAGCGTCGACAGGATCGCGTTCGACACCTTCCCCCGGAACCTCACCGGGGCCTTCCGGCGGATGACGCTGGACGACGACGGAAACCTCCGCGCCTACTACTGGACCGACGGCTCCAAGGACTGGACATCCGACTACCAGGCCATCTCGGGGCAGTGCGAGCTGCCAACCTCCTGCGGCGCCTACGGCCTGTGCGTCCCCGGACAAGCTGCGTGCCAGTGCCTCGTCAACAGCACCACTGACGGAACTACCtccccgccgtgcgccgccgtggAGACCACCGACCTCTGCGGCGCAGGGCAGATGTTCGACGTGGTGCGGCGGAGCCGGGTGTCGCTGGCGTACAAGGAACGGGTGCCGTTTGAGACGTACAAGACCGTAGCGGAATGCGAGGAGTCGTGCGCTGAAGATTGCACCTGCTGGGGCGCGCTGTACAACGGCGCGAGCGGGTACTGCTACCTCATCGGCTTCCCCGTGGAGACGGTGGTGTACGAGGCCGACGACCGGAAGGTGGGCTACTTCAAGGTCAGGAAGGCGCGTCAGAGCGCGGCGCGGGCGCGTACCATGTCGCCCGGCGCGACCGCCGCGACGGTCGTGCTGTCGCTGGTGCTGGCCGTGGCCGGGGCGTACGTGGGGTACTGGCTGTGGGAGCTCCGGCGCCGGCGACGGGCCGGCGGTGTGGGGATGGAGCAGGAGCTGACGCCGCGACCCTACAGAGACCTCAAGTCCATGGACAGCTCCAACAACTCCTTCAAATCGTGA